The following coding sequences lie in one Pontibacter sp. G13 genomic window:
- a CDS encoding cytochrome c peroxidase has translation MGRFKFVMLTVLIGALLAGAYADRHLISVSLPAEETAKMYRSDLQKFSDQLEALQQEAQEATQPHQLRESFLKTRLAYKRIEFLLAWFQEETVTLHINGAPLPKVNKQNASFVEISEPKGLQILDEMIFSEESDLPKVKKLIHELRLQTDRLIFTQQSTTLNHRLVFEAYRAQLIRLVSMGITGFDTPMSGHAMEDAVASWTSMMDVWKLYHPSLHSQAPTLAEEIQLTFEAGKSMLEKGDFDTFDRLAFTRDIANPLYGKILDAQMALSIETIYEVTPRLQSLNHQGKEIFSTDFLDAAYFTSRPISEENQARIELGKMLFFDPALSQNGQVSCGTCHQPDKGFSDGQPKSREAAGHGTVKRNAPGLVNTVFADKFFHDLRADRLDRQVEQVIFATKEFNTDYSNLVSRLKQSSEYRTRFQEAFGYMGKYALSGSSIKEAIAAYMFTLRSFNSPVDRYIRGESDELSQEVKRGFNLFMGKAACGTCHFAPTFNGSVPPRYLESESEVLGVPKEAGTHPTELDPDLGRYGNGFPRDQAPFFKHSFKTPTVRNIALTAPYMHNGVYETLEEVITFYNAGGGAGMGLDVPYQTLPADSLHLTDQEQADLVSFMMALTDTAGLTQLPSHLPEFPDSMGYPNDRLVRSY, from the coding sequence ATGGGACGTTTCAAATTTGTCATGCTCACGGTGCTTATTGGTGCCCTCCTTGCAGGAGCCTATGCCGATAGACACCTCATCTCGGTTTCCCTGCCTGCCGAGGAAACAGCCAAAATGTATCGAAGTGATCTGCAGAAATTTTCAGATCAACTCGAAGCACTTCAGCAGGAAGCCCAAGAAGCAACCCAACCTCACCAACTCCGCGAGTCTTTTCTCAAAACCCGATTGGCGTACAAACGCATTGAATTTCTGTTGGCTTGGTTTCAGGAGGAAACCGTTACCCTTCACATCAATGGCGCCCCCCTCCCCAAAGTCAACAAGCAGAATGCCAGTTTCGTAGAAATCTCCGAACCCAAGGGACTACAAATTCTGGATGAAATGATCTTTTCGGAGGAATCGGATCTACCCAAGGTCAAGAAACTCATTCATGAACTCCGACTCCAAACCGATCGCCTGATATTTACCCAGCAGTCTACCACGCTCAATCACCGATTGGTCTTCGAGGCTTATCGCGCTCAACTCATCCGCTTGGTTTCCATGGGGATCACCGGGTTTGATACGCCCATGTCCGGACATGCTATGGAAGATGCAGTAGCTTCCTGGACCTCCATGATGGACGTGTGGAAGCTATATCATCCGTCTCTCCATTCGCAGGCCCCCACCCTAGCTGAAGAAATCCAACTCACCTTCGAAGCGGGTAAATCCATGCTGGAAAAGGGAGATTTTGACACCTTTGACAGATTGGCCTTTACCCGGGATATCGCCAATCCACTGTATGGCAAGATCTTGGATGCTCAAATGGCCCTTTCAATCGAAACCATTTACGAGGTGACGCCAAGGCTTCAATCCTTGAATCACCAAGGCAAGGAAATTTTCAGTACAGATTTTCTTGATGCCGCCTATTTCACAAGTCGCCCCATCAGCGAAGAGAACCAAGCTCGAATCGAATTGGGGAAAATGCTGTTCTTCGACCCGGCGCTTTCCCAGAATGGTCAAGTTTCATGCGGCACTTGCCATCAACCAGACAAGGGTTTTTCCGATGGGCAACCCAAAAGTCGTGAAGCTGCCGGGCACGGAACCGTGAAACGAAATGCACCGGGGCTGGTCAACACCGTGTTTGCGGACAAATTCTTCCATGATCTTAGGGCAGATCGATTGGACAGACAGGTAGAACAGGTGATTTTTGCCACAAAAGAGTTCAATACCGACTATTCCAATCTAGTTTCGAGATTAAAGCAGAGCTCTGAATATCGCACACGATTTCAGGAGGCTTTTGGGTACATGGGCAAATATGCATTGAGTGGCTCCAGTATCAAGGAGGCGATTGCAGCCTATATGTTTACACTTCGAAGCTTCAATAGCCCAGTAGACAGATACATCCGAGGAGAATCCGATGAGCTTAGCCAGGAAGTAAAGCGCGGATTCAATCTTTTCATGGGAAAGGCTGCATGCGGCACCTGCCATTTCGCTCCTACCTTCAATGGCTCTGTACCCCCTCGATATTTGGAGTCTGAAAGTGAGGTATTGGGAGTACCGAAGGAGGCAGGAACCCATCCAACAGAACTCGACCCGGATTTGGGCAGATACGGCAACGGATTTCCTAGGGATCAAGCCCCCTTCTTCAAGCATTCCTTCAAGACCCCAACCGTTCGGAATATCGCCCTAACCGCGCCCTATATGCACAATGGGGTTTACGAAACGCTGGAGGAGGTCATCACCTTCTACAATGCAGGCGGTGGTGCAGGAATGGGACTGGATGTACCCTACCAAACCCTTCCAGCCGACTCCCTGCATTTGACAGATCAGGAGCAAGCTGACTTGGTATCCTTTATGATGGCACTTACGGATACCGCTGGACTTACCCAATTGCCCAGTCATCTACCGGAGTTTCCCGATAGCATGGGATATCCAAACGATCGATTGGTACGATCCTATTAG
- a CDS encoding sulfatase-like hydrolase/transferase: protein MATLIPRSRVLTLFLISVLFLPEQIIAQSFFPNVILILTDDMGWTGSSVRMDSNFIASASDYYHTPNIDSLATYGMRFSRAYVLAPEGAPSRAALQSGIHPAMSGFTSLPDTVRPDELLIEPPTDTSLSGAAVTIAEWFKSVGNANYQTAHFGNWLVGNGGPENNGFDVGDGDTDNSDGDTGSSTSEDPKNIFSITDRAINFMNNAASADQPFFIQISHYAVHTEIEATASSRSIYADTTLRPKGENHRNEGYGAMTEDLDASIGLLLAMIDTLDLRDSTYVILLSDNGAVDTLSNNTPLREGKHKLWEGGIRVPMIIRGPGIPANSQSDVPVLSYDLYPTLVELVSGSLMDAPTVLNGVSLLPLFSEPNTPLARENPIYFYYPHYTGIDSSMDRTVPKMGLIRDNFKFLITMETGDLDLYDLDIDPGETTDMSPQNAPLTAEMYIELRDYVKTIDIVFPTLNPENDSINGEEPDLDEDGIDDSWEFEELLTASYDSLSDPDGDLLNNRAEFFMGTDPLKKDTITTSLDPEFGSLVLAASPNPMEMQLSVGVHGIPPGRMLSITLINLLGQTVIPPEPIRSHLLQWQVGHLPSGVYLLLLQAENGQTVTTTKLVKH from the coding sequence ATGGCCACACTCATCCCTCGATCTCGAGTCCTCACCTTGTTTCTCATAAGCGTCCTATTTCTACCCGAACAAATTATAGCTCAATCCTTTTTCCCCAACGTGATCCTGATCCTGACCGACGACATGGGGTGGACAGGCTCTTCTGTTCGGATGGATTCCAATTTTATCGCTTCGGCAAGTGATTACTACCATACCCCCAACATTGATTCTCTGGCGACCTATGGCATGAGATTCTCCAGAGCCTACGTGCTAGCACCAGAAGGCGCTCCCTCACGGGCGGCGCTCCAATCGGGCATTCACCCAGCCATGAGTGGATTCACGAGTCTTCCCGACACCGTAAGGCCCGATGAACTCCTGATAGAACCTCCCACAGATACCTCCTTGTCTGGAGCTGCGGTAACCATCGCAGAGTGGTTTAAATCTGTGGGGAATGCCAACTACCAGACAGCGCACTTTGGCAATTGGCTTGTGGGAAATGGAGGACCTGAAAATAATGGATTTGATGTCGGGGATGGAGATACCGACAACTCCGATGGAGATACTGGCTCCAGCACCTCAGAAGATCCCAAAAACATCTTTTCCATCACGGATCGGGCCATCAATTTCATGAATAATGCAGCCTCGGCAGATCAGCCGTTTTTCATCCAGATCTCCCATTACGCGGTTCATACGGAAATTGAGGCTACCGCATCCAGTCGTTCGATTTACGCAGATACCACCCTTCGCCCCAAAGGAGAAAACCACCGCAATGAAGGATACGGTGCCATGACCGAAGACCTAGATGCTTCCATTGGGTTGCTTCTTGCCATGATCGACACCTTGGATTTGAGGGACTCTACGTATGTGATCCTGCTTTCGGACAATGGAGCTGTAGATACGCTTTCCAACAATACCCCCCTCAGGGAGGGGAAACATAAACTTTGGGAAGGAGGAATACGGGTTCCCATGATCATCAGAGGTCCGGGGATTCCGGCCAATTCGCAATCGGATGTTCCGGTTTTGTCATACGACCTTTATCCAACGCTTGTAGAGCTTGTGTCTGGAAGCCTGATGGATGCTCCGACAGTGCTAAATGGTGTGAGCCTACTTCCGCTATTTTCAGAGCCCAATACGCCTCTCGCGCGTGAAAACCCCATCTATTTCTATTATCCGCACTACACGGGGATTGATTCGAGCATGGATCGGACTGTGCCAAAAATGGGGCTCATACGCGACAACTTCAAATTCCTGATCACCATGGAAACGGGGGATTTGGACCTATACGATTTGGATATTGACCCGGGTGAAACGACCGATATGTCTCCTCAGAATGCGCCTTTGACCGCTGAGATGTACATAGAGCTCCGGGATTATGTCAAGACCATAGACATTGTCTTCCCCACATTGAACCCCGAAAATGACAGCATCAACGGGGAGGAGCCCGATCTTGACGAAGATGGAATTGATGATAGCTGGGAGTTCGAAGAATTGCTCACGGCTTCCTATGATTCCCTGAGTGATCCAGACGGCGATCTGCTGAATAATCGAGCGGAATTCTTCATGGGCACCGACCCCCTAAAAAAGGACACGATCACCACCAGTCTTGACCCGGAGTTTGGCAGCCTTGTCCTCGCAGCCTCTCCCAATCCCATGGAAATGCAGCTCTCAGTGGGGGTACACGGCATTCCACCAGGAAGAATGCTCTCAATCACCCTAATCAACCTGCTGGGGCAAACAGTCATTCCGCCCGAACCTATTCGGTCTCACCTTCTCCAGTGGCAAGTGGGGCATCTTCCCTCGGGGGTCTACCTCCTGCTCCTTCAAGCGGAAAATGGCCAAACGGTGACGACCACCAAGCTTGTCAAGCATTAG
- the rnr gene encoding ribonuclease R, producing MTKKKKTADKSSSVKKKRLARGQKVNAKKKKKQIGNRQNSLQKLLLHEILTYMRAHRNKQFTCKQVGAATGLFNQVGNTKIRSIMDQLAEEGRLAYSGKGRYQYQSRLETRTGKIQITRSGVGFLLQDEGEDVFIGPRRLGKAMDGDMVKVKMISRRSREGRQEGEVVEVVQRARTQFVGTVEEGLPGTYYLIPDDFRVKTEFLIKDTGQQKIIPGHKALVKLLDWKRQIPVVELLSLLGEAGEHETEMHAILLQYGFDPNFPMEVEHEADNIAEKIPAAEIKARRDMREVTTFTIDPVDAKDFDDALSFRVLENGHYEVGVHIADVSHYVVPGTELDKEAFQRATSVYLVDRTIPMLPEKLSNVVCSLRPHEDKLTYSAVFEMNDEAKVIDYWIGRTVIHSDHRFAYEDAQAVIEGESEGPYKEEILTLDALAKKLRGSRMKKGSIEFDSNEVKFVLDENDKPVRVVKKEMKDANKLIEDFMLLANRTVSAHIYNLKDNPPLHSVYRVHDVPDLEKLGGLAKLASHFGHEVKFEQGGKTTQMLNKLLTEARGKPQQNVIETVAVRSMAKAIYTINNIGHFGLGFEYYTHFTSPIRRYPDLMVHRLLTNYHNKIYRENPNVLETQLKHCSDRERTAAEAERASVKYKQVEFLEDKIGEEFTGVISGVIESGMFVELKDNLCEGFAPIHSMEDDFYHYNQDLYCFVGEDHGVTYRLGDEVTARIVGTNLERKQVEMAILPKPKA from the coding sequence ATGACGAAGAAGAAAAAGACGGCGGACAAGTCAAGTTCCGTTAAGAAAAAAAGATTGGCCAGAGGTCAGAAAGTCAATGCTAAGAAGAAGAAAAAGCAAATAGGCAATCGCCAAAATTCCCTCCAGAAGCTTCTCCTTCACGAAATTCTCACTTACATGCGGGCCCACCGCAACAAACAGTTCACCTGCAAACAAGTAGGTGCAGCTACAGGTCTGTTTAATCAGGTCGGCAATACCAAAATCAGATCCATCATGGATCAATTGGCCGAGGAGGGCCGATTGGCATATTCAGGCAAGGGTAGATACCAATACCAGAGCCGCCTGGAAACTCGCACAGGTAAGATCCAGATCACCCGAAGCGGAGTCGGGTTCCTGCTTCAGGATGAAGGAGAAGATGTATTCATCGGGCCTCGAAGACTTGGCAAAGCCATGGATGGTGATATGGTCAAGGTCAAGATGATCTCCAGAAGAAGCCGTGAAGGTCGCCAAGAAGGCGAAGTGGTGGAAGTGGTCCAACGGGCACGCACCCAATTTGTAGGAACCGTGGAGGAAGGACTTCCTGGGACCTATTATCTGATTCCCGATGATTTTCGGGTCAAGACTGAATTCTTGATCAAGGACACCGGGCAGCAGAAAATCATTCCTGGACACAAGGCTTTGGTCAAATTGCTGGACTGGAAGCGCCAAATCCCAGTGGTAGAGCTTCTGAGCTTGCTGGGAGAAGCGGGAGAGCACGAGACCGAGATGCATGCCATCTTGCTCCAATATGGCTTCGATCCGAACTTCCCGATGGAGGTGGAACATGAAGCAGACAATATTGCGGAAAAAATCCCCGCAGCCGAAATCAAGGCCCGGAGAGATATGCGGGAGGTGACTACCTTTACGATAGACCCGGTGGATGCCAAAGACTTTGATGATGCCCTTTCCTTCCGCGTATTGGAGAATGGCCATTACGAAGTAGGAGTCCATATCGCCGATGTAAGCCACTATGTGGTTCCCGGAACGGAATTGGACAAAGAGGCCTTCCAACGAGCGACTTCTGTCTACTTGGTGGATCGCACCATCCCCATGCTTCCGGAGAAGCTCTCCAACGTGGTGTGTTCCCTTCGCCCACATGAGGACAAGCTGACTTATTCCGCGGTTTTCGAAATGAATGATGAGGCCAAGGTGATCGATTATTGGATCGGTCGCACAGTGATTCATTCCGATCATCGCTTCGCCTATGAAGATGCTCAGGCCGTCATTGAAGGCGAATCCGAAGGTCCTTATAAAGAGGAAATTCTCACCTTGGACGCGCTGGCCAAGAAATTGCGAGGGAGCAGAATGAAGAAAGGCTCCATCGAGTTTGATAGCAACGAGGTGAAATTCGTCTTGGACGAAAACGACAAGCCGGTTCGGGTGGTCAAGAAAGAGATGAAAGATGCCAACAAGCTCATCGAGGATTTCATGCTTTTGGCCAACAGAACGGTTTCTGCACACATCTACAACCTCAAGGACAATCCTCCCCTTCATTCCGTATATCGGGTCCACGATGTCCCGGATCTGGAAAAACTTGGGGGCTTGGCCAAGTTGGCGAGCCATTTCGGACATGAAGTAAAGTTTGAGCAGGGCGGCAAGACCACCCAGATGCTCAACAAGTTGCTGACCGAGGCTAGAGGGAAACCTCAGCAGAATGTGATCGAGACCGTGGCTGTACGTTCCATGGCTAAGGCGATCTACACGATCAACAATATTGGCCACTTTGGATTGGGATTTGAGTATTATACTCACTTCACGAGTCCAATCCGTCGATATCCTGACTTGATGGTTCATCGACTGTTGACCAATTATCACAACAAGATATACCGCGAGAATCCCAATGTGCTTGAAACTCAACTCAAGCATTGCTCCGACCGGGAGCGTACGGCTGCGGAAGCTGAGCGTGCGTCGGTGAAGTACAAGCAGGTGGAGTTCCTCGAGGACAAGATCGGTGAAGAATTTACTGGGGTGATTTCCGGCGTGATCGAATCAGGAATGTTCGTGGAATTGAAAGATAACCTCTGCGAAGGGTTTGCTCCGATTCATTCCATGGAAGATGATTTCTACCATTACAACCAAGATCTCTACTGCTTTGTGGGAGAAGATCACGGCGTGACTTACCGATTGGGAGACGAAGTGACTGCACGAATTGTCGGAACCAATCTGGAACGCAAACAGGTGGAAATGGCGATTTTGCCTAAACCCAAGGCGTAA